The Nitrospira tepida genome includes a window with the following:
- a CDS encoding UDP-N-acetylmuramoyl-L-alanyl-D-glutamate--2,6-diaminopimelate ligase, whose product MTLADMLDSPVIRSEILEQRGDLALSVTGITDDSRQVKPGALFVAVKGERVDGHQFLPQVLQAGAAALVVQQPQAQGTVPVILVKDSRRTLGLLGSRFYGDPSSRLRMVGVTGTNGKTTITYLTKAVLESAERKVGLIGTVAYQIGEELVPAAHTTPGALEFQALLSRMVSAGMDTAVMEVSSHALALDRTVGCEYDVAVFTNLTQDHLDFHRDMDDYFSAKLKLFTGLAEGKRKPSKRAIVNLDDPWSERIRKATAVPLWTYGIKGAADLRAEDLRLSASGTTFSVATPHGRAKVESRLVGEHNVYNALAAVGVGLQEGLSLDLVCQGIASVRNVPGRFERVEAGQPFTVVVDYAHTEDALVRLLSAAQALRPGRIITVFGCGGDRDRTKRPKMGRAAVERSDVVVLTSDNPRTEQPQAILQEVEVGVKDALRHRPQVRCHVIADRRAAIKAAVREARPGDMVVIAGKGHEDYQIIGTTKHHFDDREVAREAILSLQSV is encoded by the coding sequence GTGACCTTGGCCGACATGCTCGACTCGCCGGTCATCCGATCGGAAATCCTAGAACAGCGGGGCGACCTTGCCCTGTCCGTGACCGGGATTACCGACGATTCACGCCAAGTGAAGCCGGGGGCACTATTCGTCGCCGTCAAAGGCGAGCGGGTGGACGGCCATCAGTTCCTTCCGCAGGTCCTTCAGGCGGGAGCCGCAGCCCTGGTCGTCCAACAACCGCAGGCGCAGGGGACTGTTCCAGTCATCCTGGTCAAGGACTCGCGCAGGACATTAGGGCTCCTCGGCAGCCGCTTCTACGGCGATCCTTCGTCACGCCTTCGGATGGTGGGCGTGACCGGCACCAACGGGAAGACGACGATTACCTATTTGACGAAAGCCGTTCTCGAATCGGCCGAACGAAAGGTCGGATTGATCGGAACCGTGGCCTATCAGATCGGCGAGGAGCTGGTGCCGGCCGCTCATACGACGCCGGGCGCCCTCGAGTTCCAGGCGTTGTTGAGCCGGATGGTCTCGGCCGGCATGGATACAGCCGTGATGGAAGTCTCTTCGCATGCGCTGGCGCTGGATCGGACGGTCGGCTGCGAATATGACGTGGCGGTCTTCACCAACCTCACGCAGGACCATCTCGACTTTCACCGGGACATGGACGACTACTTTTCGGCCAAGCTCAAGCTCTTTACCGGACTCGCCGAGGGGAAGCGAAAACCGTCCAAGCGGGCGATCGTCAACCTGGACGATCCCTGGAGCGAGCGCATCCGGAAAGCAACCGCCGTCCCGCTCTGGACCTACGGGATCAAGGGGGCGGCCGATCTCCGCGCGGAGGACCTGAGGCTCTCGGCATCGGGGACGACCTTTTCCGTCGCGACCCCGCACGGGCGGGCCAAGGTGGAAAGCCGGCTGGTCGGCGAGCACAATGTGTATAACGCGCTGGCCGCAGTGGGGGTCGGTTTGCAGGAAGGGTTGTCGCTGGATTTGGTCTGCCAAGGGATCGCCTCCGTCCGCAACGTGCCGGGGCGATTCGAGCGGGTCGAGGCGGGCCAGCCGTTTACCGTCGTCGTGGATTATGCCCACACCGAAGATGCGTTGGTGCGGCTGTTGTCCGCCGCGCAGGCGCTCAGGCCTGGACGCATCATCACGGTCTTCGGCTGCGGGGGCGATCGGGATCGGACGAAGCGCCCCAAGATGGGACGGGCGGCGGTGGAGCGCAGCGATGTGGTCGTGCTGACCTCCGACAACCCTCGAACCGAACAGCCGCAGGCCATCCTGCAGGAGGTGGAGGTCGGCGTGAAGGACGCGCTCCGTCATCGGCCTCAGGTGCGGTGCCACGTGATCGCCGACCGTCGCGCAGCCATCAAGGCCGCGGTGCGGGAGGCGCGTCCGGGCGACATGGTGGTGATCGCCGGCAAGGGGCACGAAGACTATCAGATCATCGGCACGACCAAGCACCACTTTGACGACCGCGAGGTGGCCCGGGAGGCCATCCTCAGCCTGCAATCCGTGTGA
- a CDS encoding UDP-N-acetylmuramoyl-tripeptide--D-alanyl-D-alanine ligase has product MAGSLYTVEEVLEVVGARLLAGDPSMAPKAAIKRLWTDSRTVRPGDCFVALRGDRFDGHAFVPETFRKGAVAALVEDSYRVPADPLMRGPARRPAIILGVRDSLLAFQQLATHHRNRFAIPVVAVTGSNGKTTTKDMVAAVLAARWTTLKTEGNLNNRIGVPQTLLRLTARHKAAVIEMGVDARGQTTRLCEIVRPTVGIITNIGADHLEFFGDLEGSAQAKAELLDQMPADGVVVLNADDPYFDYLAARATCRVVSFGLSERADVRATDADHHGKLGATFKLHLPGRHRAPVIALRVHGDHNVLNALAAAAVGYALGLSGVLVGKGLAAFRPAQMRSQVVMVRGARVINDCYNANPSSMKAALRLLAEMGRGGRTIAVVGDMLELGANADELHREAGAVAAELGIQRLITCGLLGQRIAAGARRAGMSQDQVLAVNDAVEAAAVLKNLLQPGDTVLVKASRGMKLERVLEALQGRVRMAAGA; this is encoded by the coding sequence ATGGCAGGGTCCCTCTATACCGTAGAAGAAGTGCTCGAGGTTGTCGGCGCCAGGCTTCTGGCTGGTGACCCGTCAATGGCGCCGAAGGCAGCGATCAAGCGCCTCTGGACCGACTCCCGGACCGTGCGACCCGGCGACTGCTTTGTCGCGTTGCGGGGCGATCGGTTCGACGGCCATGCCTTCGTTCCGGAGACCTTCCGGAAGGGGGCGGTGGCGGCGTTGGTCGAAGATTCCTACCGAGTGCCGGCCGATCCCCTCATGCGCGGCCCCGCGCGTCGGCCGGCCATCATTTTAGGCGTGCGGGACTCGCTGCTCGCGTTTCAGCAATTGGCCACGCACCATCGCAACCGGTTCGCCATTCCGGTGGTGGCGGTGACCGGGAGCAACGGGAAAACGACCACGAAGGACATGGTGGCCGCGGTCCTGGCCGCGCGCTGGACGACCCTCAAGACCGAAGGCAACCTCAACAACCGAATCGGCGTGCCGCAGACCCTGTTGCGACTGACCGCCCGGCACAAGGCCGCGGTGATCGAGATGGGGGTGGATGCGCGCGGCCAGACGACGCGCCTGTGCGAGATCGTGCGTCCCACGGTCGGGATCATCACCAATATCGGCGCGGACCATCTGGAATTCTTCGGCGACCTGGAAGGGTCGGCTCAAGCCAAGGCCGAGCTGTTGGATCAGATGCCGGCCGATGGAGTGGTCGTGCTGAACGCCGACGATCCCTATTTCGATTATCTGGCGGCGCGGGCGACTTGCCGCGTGGTGTCGTTCGGACTCTCCGAGCGGGCCGATGTGCGGGCCACGGACGCCGACCACCACGGCAAGTTGGGCGCCACATTCAAATTACATTTGCCGGGACGCCATCGTGCTCCTGTCATCGCGCTGCGGGTCCACGGCGACCATAATGTGCTGAACGCCTTGGCCGCCGCGGCGGTCGGCTATGCGCTGGGGCTGAGCGGGGTGTTGGTCGGCAAAGGCTTAGCCGCATTTCGCCCGGCTCAGATGCGGTCCCAAGTCGTGATGGTGCGCGGCGCGCGGGTGATCAACGACTGTTACAACGCGAATCCCTCCTCGATGAAGGCGGCGCTGCGGTTGCTGGCCGAGATGGGGCGAGGCGGGCGGACGATCGCCGTGGTGGGCGACATGTTGGAGCTGGGCGCGAACGCGGATGAGTTGCACCGGGAGGCGGGCGCCGTGGCCGCCGAGTTGGGCATTCAGCGGCTGATCACCTGCGGACTGCTGGGGCAGCGGATCGCCGCAGGCGCGAGACGGGCCGGCATGTCCCAGGATCAGGTGTTGGCGGTCAATGACGCGGTGGAAGCGGCGGCGGTCTTGAAGAATCTGCTCCAGCCTGGTGATACGGTGCTGGTCAAGGCCTCGCGCGGCATGAAACTGGAACGGGTGCTGGAAGCCTTACAGGGACGGGTCCGGATGGCCGCCGGCGCCTAG
- the mraY gene encoding phospho-N-acetylmuramoyl-pentapeptide-transferase: MLYNWLYPLHTEFSILNVFRYLSFRIIYASVTAFLIAFVLAPWLIKKLQEIKLGQQVRDDGPKRHLAKSGTPTMGGLLIIFAVVLATLLWADLTNKYVWLVILSTLGFGLIGFVDDYLKFIKAQSKGLTASQKFAGQVAIALAIGLILYFFLPGYSTKLSVPFFKNFTPELGWLYIPFVVLVIVGSSNAVNLTDGLDGLAVGPVMIASMAYTIVAYAAGHRLFADYLLIPHIEGAGEVGVFTAAIFGASLGFLWFNTYPATVFMGDVGSLPLGAALGTVAVISKHELLLLLVGGVFVIEAVSVIFQVLSFKSRGKRIFLMAPIHHHFEMKGWEEPKVVVRLWIIAILLALLSLSTLKLR; this comes from the coding sequence ATGCTCTACAACTGGTTGTATCCTCTTCACACCGAGTTCTCCATTCTCAATGTCTTCCGATACCTGAGTTTTCGGATCATCTACGCCTCGGTCACGGCCTTTCTGATCGCCTTCGTCCTGGCCCCGTGGCTGATCAAGAAACTTCAGGAGATCAAGCTGGGGCAACAGGTGCGGGACGACGGGCCGAAGCGACATCTGGCCAAGAGCGGCACTCCGACGATGGGCGGGCTGCTGATCATCTTTGCCGTAGTGCTGGCCACCCTGCTCTGGGCCGACCTCACGAACAAGTACGTCTGGCTCGTCATCCTCTCGACCTTGGGCTTCGGACTGATCGGATTTGTGGACGACTATCTGAAGTTCATCAAGGCTCAATCGAAGGGCTTAACGGCCTCGCAAAAGTTTGCGGGGCAGGTGGCGATCGCGCTGGCGATCGGCCTGATTCTGTACTTCTTTCTCCCGGGGTACTCCACCAAGTTGAGCGTGCCGTTCTTCAAGAATTTCACCCCGGAACTGGGATGGCTCTACATCCCGTTCGTCGTGCTGGTGATCGTGGGCAGTTCCAATGCGGTCAATCTCACGGACGGTCTGGACGGGTTGGCCGTCGGGCCGGTCATGATCGCCTCGATGGCCTACACGATCGTGGCCTATGCAGCGGGGCACCGTCTGTTCGCCGACTACCTGCTGATCCCCCATATCGAGGGGGCCGGGGAAGTCGGGGTCTTCACCGCGGCGATCTTCGGGGCGAGCCTGGGCTTCCTCTGGTTCAACACCTATCCGGCGACGGTCTTCATGGGCGACGTGGGCTCGCTGCCCTTGGGCGCCGCGCTCGGGACCGTGGCGGTGATCAGCAAGCATGAGTTGCTGCTCCTGCTGGTTGGGGGCGTGTTCGTGATCGAGGCCGTTTCGGTGATCTTTCAGGTGCTGTCCTTCAAGTCGCGCGGCAAGCGGATCTTTCTCATGGCCCCGATCCATCACCATTTCGAGATGAAGGGCTGGGAGGAACCGAAGGTGGTGGTCCGCCTGTGGATCATCGCGATTCTCCTGGCGCTGCTGAGCCTCAGCACATTGAAGCTGCGATGA
- the murD gene encoding UDP-N-acetylmuramoyl-L-alanine--D-glutamate ligase, whose translation MMTMPVHSPMGEELAGKAVIVVGLARSGVAAATLLARIGARVTVADRKDERELQGVLGKLDVERVGLALGAQYERAFQHADLVVISPGVPTHAPVLDTVRRRGIRVIGELELASRFLSAPIVAVTGTNGKSTTVTLIGKFLQESGKQAFVGGNLGTAVSEAALASLDAEEQGGVGRSPYEVIVAEVSSFQLETIERFQPWIAALLNITTDHMDRYESINDYVRAKSRIFENQTATDYAVINLDDPRVAAIGRTVRARCVGFTRRQTIPPASTGGAFLDGEDLVVLLDGQRRTIASRRDIRLLGSHNVENVLAAATIGLLCSCDLDAMRRVLRSFPGLEHALELVRERNGVRFVNDSKGTNVDATVKALDSLDQPIWLIAGGKDKGGDLARLKEPIARKVKGVVLIGEAAPLIKAAIQPYDRIKQAASLQEAVRLAAEQAEAGDIVLLSPACASFDMFADYQDRGRQFKAAVSALP comes from the coding sequence ATGATGACCATGCCGGTCCATTCACCCATGGGAGAGGAGTTGGCCGGGAAGGCCGTCATCGTGGTGGGATTGGCCAGGAGCGGGGTGGCGGCGGCCACGTTGCTCGCGCGAATCGGGGCCCGCGTCACGGTGGCGGATCGCAAGGATGAGCGGGAGTTGCAAGGGGTTCTGGGGAAGCTGGATGTGGAACGGGTCGGGCTGGCCCTGGGGGCGCAGTACGAGCGCGCCTTTCAGCATGCCGATCTCGTGGTCATCAGTCCCGGCGTGCCGACCCACGCGCCCGTGCTCGACACCGTCCGCCGCCGCGGCATCCGGGTGATCGGGGAGCTGGAGCTGGCCTCCCGCTTTTTGTCGGCTCCCATCGTTGCCGTGACCGGCACCAACGGCAAGAGCACGACCGTGACCCTGATCGGAAAGTTTCTGCAGGAAAGCGGGAAACAGGCGTTCGTGGGAGGCAACCTGGGGACGGCCGTCTCCGAAGCGGCCCTGGCGAGCCTCGACGCGGAGGAGCAGGGAGGCGTCGGCCGATCGCCCTACGAGGTCATCGTTGCGGAAGTGTCGAGCTTTCAACTGGAAACGATCGAGCGATTCCAACCCTGGATCGCGGCGCTGCTGAATATCACGACCGACCACATGGACCGGTACGAGTCGATCAACGACTATGTGCGGGCGAAGAGCCGGATCTTCGAGAACCAGACGGCGACGGACTATGCGGTCATCAACCTGGACGACCCCAGAGTGGCGGCAATCGGCCGGACCGTTCGGGCCCGCTGCGTGGGGTTTACCCGCCGCCAGACCATACCTCCGGCTTCAACCGGCGGGGCCTTTCTCGACGGCGAAGACCTCGTGGTGCTGCTTGACGGGCAGCGACGGACGATCGCGTCCCGCCGGGACATCCGGCTCTTGGGGTCGCATAACGTGGAGAATGTGCTGGCCGCCGCGACGATCGGCCTGTTGTGTAGCTGTGATCTGGACGCCATGCGTCGGGTCCTCCGCTCCTTTCCCGGACTTGAACATGCGCTGGAACTCGTCCGGGAGCGCAACGGAGTCCGGTTCGTGAACGATTCCAAGGGCACGAATGTCGATGCCACGGTCAAGGCGCTGGACAGTCTGGACCAGCCGATCTGGTTGATCGCGGGAGGGAAGGACAAGGGCGGAGACCTCGCCCGGCTCAAAGAGCCGATTGCGCGCAAGGTGAAGGGTGTCGTGCTGATCGGGGAAGCGGCGCCGCTTATCAAGGCGGCCATTCAACCCTACGATCGAATCAAGCAGGCGGCGTCGTTGCAGGAGGCGGTGCGGCTGGCGGCCGAACAGGCGGAAGCGGGCGACATCGTGCTCCTGTCTCCGGCCTGCGCCAGTTTCGACATGTTCGCGGATTATCAGGATCGGGGACGGCAATTCAAGGCGGCGGTATCGGCGCTGCCGTAG
- the ftsW gene encoding putative lipid II flippase FtsW, giving the protein MAGKTAGTLVLPWPSSSQRARKLVALDHTLVVITLALSLVGLVMVFSASAVVAGNRFQDPWYFLKRQLAWLVLGLALMHITSRIDYAVWKKLAVPLLAVTGGLLLLVLIPSIGVLAKGARRWLRAGPILLQPTEIAKVVAVIYLAAYLAAKQERLLSFQKGVLPPLILVGAVCGLIFLQPDLGSVVVIGLVMFSLLFLAGAKLSHLFGLVLCAVPAVLALVVSSPYRWKRVVAFLFPEKDASGAGFQVTQSFLALGSGGPFGVGLGEGKQKLFFLPEAHTDFVLALVGEELGFFGTAALMMLFLAFMIRGFSIAARARMPFGYFLGMGITLLIATQTLINAGVVTGLLPTKGLTLPFVSYGGSSLVISLIGVGILLSISRDRYGGQERNG; this is encoded by the coding sequence ATGGCCGGGAAAACAGCGGGGACCCTGGTGCTTCCATGGCCGAGTTCGAGCCAACGGGCCCGTAAGCTCGTGGCGTTGGACCATACGCTCGTCGTGATCACGCTCGCCCTCTCCTTGGTCGGGCTGGTGATGGTCTTCAGCGCGAGCGCTGTGGTGGCAGGCAACCGGTTTCAGGACCCTTGGTATTTCCTCAAGCGGCAGCTCGCGTGGCTGGTGTTGGGATTGGCCCTCATGCATATCACCTCGCGCATCGACTATGCCGTGTGGAAGAAACTCGCCGTCCCCCTATTGGCGGTCACGGGCGGCCTGTTGCTGTTGGTGCTGATCCCGTCCATCGGGGTGCTGGCCAAGGGCGCGCGGCGCTGGTTGCGGGCCGGACCCATCCTGCTTCAGCCGACGGAAATCGCGAAGGTGGTGGCTGTGATCTACCTCGCGGCCTATCTGGCGGCCAAGCAAGAACGGCTCCTCTCGTTTCAGAAGGGGGTCCTACCGCCGCTCATTTTGGTCGGCGCCGTCTGCGGCCTCATCTTTCTCCAGCCTGACTTGGGGAGCGTGGTCGTCATCGGGTTGGTGATGTTCAGCCTGTTGTTTCTGGCGGGGGCCAAGCTGAGTCATCTCTTTGGGCTGGTGCTCTGCGCCGTCCCGGCGGTCCTGGCGCTGGTGGTCAGCTCGCCCTACCGGTGGAAGCGAGTGGTGGCCTTTCTCTTCCCGGAAAAAGACGCGTCGGGCGCCGGGTTTCAAGTCACGCAATCGTTCCTCGCATTGGGCAGCGGAGGGCCGTTCGGCGTCGGCTTGGGGGAGGGCAAGCAGAAGCTGTTCTTCCTACCCGAAGCGCATACGGATTTTGTGCTGGCCCTGGTAGGTGAGGAACTCGGCTTTTTCGGGACCGCCGCCCTCATGATGCTCTTTCTGGCCTTCATGATCCGGGGCTTCTCGATCGCCGCGCGTGCGCGCATGCCGTTCGGCTATTTCCTGGGCATGGGGATTACGCTCTTGATCGCGACCCAAACGCTCATCAATGCCGGCGTCGTCACCGGGTTGTTGCCGACCAAGGGATTGACGCTGCCCTTCGTGAGCTACGGCGGATCGTCGTTGGTCATCAGTTTGATCGGAGTCGGGATCCTATTGAGCATCTCGCGCGACCGGTACGGGGGACAGGAGCGCAACGGGTGA
- the murG gene encoding undecaprenyldiphospho-muramoylpentapeptide beta-N-acetylglucosaminyltransferase, with the protein MNIVIAAGGTGGHLYPAIALAREFQRVRPGASALFVGTTRGLESRVVPREGFPLRLITAKPFMGVGRLGAAKALAALPAGIWESMRLLKAQRADLVIGVGGYTSPAVLLAAALLRKPRVILEPNSYPGLANKLLGPLVQLVFLAFGSAAEFFPRVKVRVVGTPLRQEFLEPVQARTQGSEDGRMHLVIFGGSQGAKAINGAMVDALPYLTDLRDRLLITHQTGEQDRESVAQGYAKHKVRADVRPFLYDMPLVLRSADLVVSRAGAMTIAELAACGCPAILVPLPQAIYNHQAKNAAVMESAGAAIVLPQYELSGERLASTIRSVLTDSQRLQDMRARSLSLRRVDAAGRIVEECLSLLGRSHEADESVGVTGS; encoded by the coding sequence ATGAACATTGTAATTGCGGCAGGGGGAACCGGCGGGCATCTGTATCCGGCGATCGCGCTTGCCAGGGAGTTTCAGCGGGTCAGGCCCGGCGCCTCCGCGCTCTTCGTCGGGACGACCCGCGGACTGGAATCCCGCGTGGTGCCGCGCGAAGGGTTTCCGCTCCGATTGATCACCGCCAAGCCCTTCATGGGCGTGGGACGACTCGGCGCGGCGAAGGCGCTGGCGGCGCTTCCAGCGGGCATTTGGGAGTCGATGCGGTTGCTGAAAGCGCAGCGCGCCGATCTGGTGATCGGGGTGGGAGGCTACACCTCTCCGGCGGTGCTGCTGGCGGCAGCGCTCTTGCGGAAGCCGCGGGTGATCCTGGAGCCCAATTCCTATCCGGGATTGGCCAACAAGCTGTTGGGGCCGCTAGTCCAGTTGGTGTTTCTGGCCTTCGGCTCGGCGGCCGAATTTTTCCCACGGGTCAAGGTGCGGGTCGTCGGGACTCCCCTTCGTCAGGAATTTCTGGAACCGGTTCAGGCGCGGACACAAGGAAGTGAGGATGGGCGTATGCATCTGGTGATTTTCGGCGGCAGTCAGGGCGCCAAGGCCATCAACGGCGCGATGGTCGATGCGCTCCCCTATCTGACGGACCTGCGGGACCGTCTGTTGATCACCCACCAAACCGGCGAGCAGGACCGGGAATCCGTCGCACAGGGCTATGCAAAACACAAGGTGCGCGCGGACGTCCGGCCGTTTCTCTACGACATGCCGTTGGTGCTCCGGTCGGCCGATTTGGTCGTCTCGCGGGCCGGCGCGATGACGATCGCCGAATTGGCCGCCTGCGGCTGTCCGGCCATTCTCGTGCCGCTGCCCCAGGCCATCTACAACCATCAGGCGAAGAACGCCGCGGTGATGGAATCGGCAGGCGCCGCGATCGTCCTGCCGCAGTATGAACTGTCGGGAGAGCGGTTGGCGTCCACCATTCGCAGCGTCCTCACCGATTCACAGCGCCTGCAGGACATGCGAGCCCGGAGCCTGTCGTTGCGGCGCGTCGATGCCGCCGGGCGCATCGTGGAGGAATGCCTGTCGCTGCTAGGGAGGTCTCATGAAGCCGATGAGTCTGTTGGAGTCACGGGATCGTGA
- the murC gene encoding UDP-N-acetylmuramate--L-alanine ligase, producing MFRKIQHIHLVGIGGSGMSGIAEVLLTLGYQVTGSDLSASDTTRRLEELGGRIFIGHQESNIGQAQVVVVSSAVSPSNPEVVAAKAKPIPVIPRAEMLAELMRLKYGIAIAGAHGKTTTTSMVASVLAEGGLDPTVVIGGKVNALGSHARLGRGELLVAEADESDGSFLRLAPSIVAVTNLDREHLDHYGSMERLTGSFSEFINRIPFYGLAVLCLDDERLRGLLGGVVKRYQTYGLKEHEGFAPPDYRATDIVLKQWGAEFRAHFRSKNLGPFRLCIPGIHNVSNALAAIAIGAELDVPVDLIRRGLAAFTGVERRFHLRGEKQGVMVVDDYGHHPTEIKATLAAAKQGWNRRLVVLFQPHRYTRTRDLLNEFAGAFGDADLLLVTDIYPASEQPIQGVSGERLAEAIRAAGHPNVTYVPVKQDLPDRTMPLLQPGDMVLTLGAGDIWKAGLGILDRLPS from the coding sequence ATGTTTCGCAAAATCCAACATATCCACCTCGTCGGGATCGGCGGCTCCGGGATGAGCGGGATCGCCGAAGTCCTGTTGACGCTCGGGTACCAGGTGACCGGTTCGGACCTGAGCGCGTCGGACACGACCAGGCGGCTGGAGGAACTCGGCGGGCGGATCTTCATCGGCCACCAGGAATCGAACATCGGCCAGGCGCAGGTCGTGGTGGTCTCTTCCGCGGTCTCGCCGTCCAATCCGGAGGTCGTGGCGGCTAAGGCCAAGCCGATTCCGGTGATTCCGCGGGCCGAAATGCTGGCCGAATTGATGCGGCTCAAGTACGGCATCGCGATCGCGGGCGCGCACGGCAAGACCACCACGACCTCGATGGTGGCGAGCGTGCTGGCCGAAGGCGGGCTCGATCCGACGGTGGTGATCGGCGGCAAGGTCAATGCCTTGGGCAGCCATGCGAGGCTCGGGCGCGGCGAGCTGCTGGTGGCCGAGGCCGACGAAAGCGACGGGTCCTTCCTGCGGCTCGCTCCCTCGATCGTCGCCGTGACGAATCTCGATCGCGAGCACCTTGACCACTACGGATCGATGGAGCGGCTCACCGGGAGCTTTTCGGAGTTCATCAACCGGATTCCGTTCTACGGACTGGCGGTCTTGTGTTTGGATGACGAACGGCTCCGCGGCCTGCTGGGCGGCGTGGTCAAGCGCTATCAAACCTACGGCCTCAAGGAGCACGAGGGATTTGCCCCGCCCGATTACCGGGCCACCGATATCGTGCTTAAACAATGGGGGGCTGAATTTCGCGCCCACTTCCGGTCCAAGAATCTCGGGCCGTTCCGGTTGTGCATCCCCGGGATTCACAACGTGTCGAACGCGCTGGCAGCGATCGCGATCGGGGCCGAATTGGATGTGCCGGTGGACTTGATCCGACGGGGATTGGCCGCCTTCACGGGCGTCGAGCGGCGCTTCCACCTGCGCGGTGAAAAACAGGGCGTGATGGTCGTAGACGACTATGGGCACCACCCGACCGAGATCAAGGCCACGCTCGCGGCTGCCAAGCAGGGATGGAACCGGCGCCTGGTCGTGCTGTTCCAGCCGCATCGGTACACGAGGACGCGCGATTTGCTGAACGAGTTTGCGGGCGCCTTCGGCGATGCCGATCTGCTGCTGGTCACGGACATCTATCCGGCGAGCGAACAGCCGATCCAGGGAGTCAGCGGCGAACGGTTGGCGGAGGCGATCCGGGCCGCCGGCCATCCGAACGTCACCTATGTGCCGGTGAAGCAGGACTTGCCGGACCGTACCATGCCGCTCCTTCAACCCGGCGATATGGTGCTGACTTTGGGGGCGGGCGACATCTGGAAGGCCGGACTGGGAATCTTGGATCGTTTGCCGTCGTGA
- the murB gene encoding UDP-N-acetylmuramate dehydrogenase yields MKQGFGRTRSRKSTGQGLSRSALKEALDGVRGEARFNLPLSTFTSFQIGGPADVFVTPADEEDAARLFRQAHRLRIPVFVLGGTNVLIQDRGIRGIVIGLSHLKAVRVEAGHVLYAEAGVGMPTLIKRAITLGLSGLEWAAGIPGTVGGCVVMNAGTRLGEMKDALSGVRMAFPDGSLRDLARADIGFEYRRALLPEGIVVGARLQLKPASKGEIERVVKDYLRYRKATQPLTEPNAGCVFKNPGPRTAGQLVEAAGLKGEKVGGAQVSAKHANFIVNTGRASASDVLALIRLVQDRVKAVSGVELQLELKVVGEAS; encoded by the coding sequence ATGAAACAAGGTTTTGGAAGGACGCGTTCACGCAAGTCGACAGGGCAGGGTCTGTCGCGGTCGGCTTTGAAAGAGGCGCTCGACGGGGTGCGAGGGGAGGCGCGGTTCAATCTCCCGCTGAGCACGTTCACGTCGTTCCAGATCGGAGGACCGGCCGATGTGTTCGTGACGCCGGCGGACGAGGAGGACGCGGCGCGGCTCTTCCGTCAGGCGCATCGGTTGCGGATTCCGGTCTTCGTATTGGGCGGCACCAACGTGCTGATTCAGGACCGGGGGATTCGCGGCATCGTGATCGGGCTCTCGCATCTCAAAGCCGTTCGCGTCGAAGCCGGCCATGTGCTCTATGCGGAGGCTGGAGTCGGCATGCCGACTCTGATCAAGCGGGCCATCACGCTGGGATTGAGCGGGTTGGAGTGGGCTGCGGGGATTCCCGGAACCGTCGGAGGCTGTGTCGTGATGAATGCCGGCACCAGGCTCGGTGAGATGAAGGATGCGCTGTCCGGCGTGCGAATGGCGTTCCCGGACGGCAGCCTCCGCGATTTGGCCCGAGCGGACATCGGCTTCGAGTATCGGCGCGCGCTCTTGCCGGAGGGAATCGTCGTGGGAGCCAGGCTTCAGTTGAAACCGGCCTCGAAGGGGGAGATCGAACGTGTGGTGAAGGACTACCTGCGCTATCGGAAGGCCACGCAGCCGCTGACCGAGCCCAATGCCGGCTGCGTGTTCAAGAACCCCGGTCCTCGGACGGCCGGTCAATTGGTCGAAGCGGCCGGCCTCAAGGGCGAAAAAGTCGGAGGGGCGCAGGTCTCCGCGAAACATGCGAACTTCATCGTCAACACAGGCCGGGCCTCCGCATCGGATGTGCTGGCGCTGATCCGGCTGGTGCAGGACCGCGTCAAGGCAGTCAGCGGAGTGGAGCTGCAACTCGAGTTGAAGGTCGTGGGAGAAGCCTCATGA